Proteins from a single region of Thermococcus alcaliphilus:
- a CDS encoding UPF0179 family protein — MVITLVGEKLAKPGVEFIYYGPADPCKSCRLARVCVGNLEPGRRYKVVRVRNIEHSCPLHEGKVRVVEVVEPAIEIAIEPRIAIVGSKIKLSFVDCSDPEKQNLVRPEGLFEGDSVKILEILGDFECDGKKYKLARVMREKE; from the coding sequence ATGGTAATCACGCTGGTTGGAGAAAAGCTTGCAAAACCCGGGGTAGAGTTCATCTATTACGGCCCAGCAGATCCATGTAAAAGCTGCAGATTGGCAAGGGTCTGTGTAGGTAACCTCGAACCTGGAAGGAGGTACAAAGTTGTAAGGGTCAGAAACATAGAGCACTCCTGTCCCCTCCACGAGGGGAAAGTAAGAGTGGTAGAAGTAGTGGAACCAGCAATAGAAATAGCAATAGAGCCAAGAATTGCAATAGTCGGATCAAAGATAAAGCTGAGTTTTGTGGATTGCAGTGATCCGGAGAAGCAAAACCTTGTTAGACCCGAGGGGCTTTTTGAAGGTGATAGTGTCAAAATTCTTGAAATTCTCGGGGATTTTGAATGTGATGGGAAAAAATACAAACTTGCCCGTGTTATGCGGGAAAAAGAGTGA
- a CDS encoding biotin-dependent carboxyltransferase family protein, with the protein MIELVNVPSLMTIQDLGRTGYQKFGVPVSGVMDEVSARLANYLVGNEDNTPLLEFVLRGPTIRFHSSAVFAIGGDIDAKLNGIPINPWESYWAKRGDVLEVGTLKSGMYGYIAFAGGIKCEPILGSYSTYIRANFGRALKSGDTLSLGYAILTEKEGKKLPKEFVPKYSNESEVMVILGPQEEHFTEEGIKTFLRSTYEVTAESDRMGYRLEGPAIEHSEKGADIITDAIPLGSIQVPKSGKPIIMLADRQTTGGYAKIGVVARVDIPKVAQTRPGGKLKFRAASVEEAQEALRRRETTMEVIKMFLLGELRAYKLKVFEEELIAFTKVEKKR; encoded by the coding sequence ATGATAGAGCTTGTTAATGTTCCTTCGCTAATGACAATCCAAGACTTGGGAAGAACAGGCTACCAAAAGTTCGGAGTGCCGGTAAGCGGGGTTATGGATGAGGTCTCTGCCAGATTGGCAAACTATCTCGTGGGGAATGAGGATAATACACCTCTGCTTGAATTTGTCCTGAGGGGACCAACCATAAGGTTTCATTCTTCAGCGGTTTTCGCCATAGGCGGAGATATTGATGCAAAACTAAACGGCATTCCCATTAACCCCTGGGAGAGCTACTGGGCAAAGAGGGGCGATGTGTTGGAGGTAGGAACTCTAAAAAGTGGCATGTACGGCTACATAGCCTTTGCCGGAGGGATAAAGTGTGAGCCAATTCTTGGCAGCTACTCCACCTATATAAGGGCAAACTTTGGCAGGGCATTGAAAAGCGGGGATACTCTAAGCTTGGGCTACGCAATTTTAACCGAAAAGGAAGGCAAAAAGCTTCCGAAGGAGTTTGTGCCGAAATATTCGAACGAGAGTGAAGTTATGGTGATTTTAGGGCCACAAGAGGAGCACTTTACAGAGGAAGGCATTAAAACATTCCTGAGATCAACTTATGAAGTAACAGCTGAGTCCGATAGGATGGGGTATCGCCTAGAAGGGCCGGCAATAGAGCACTCGGAAAAAGGTGCCGATATAATCACCGATGCCATTCCCCTCGGCTCTATTCAAGTCCCAAAAAGTGGCAAGCCGATAATAATGCTCGCTGATAGACAAACAACTGGAGGATACGCAAAGATTGGAGTTGTGGCAAGGGTGGATATTCCAAAAGTAGCTCAAACAAGGCCGGGAGGAAAGCTCAAATTTAGAGCCGCTAGCGTTGAAGAGGCTCAGGAGGCTTTAAGAAGACGCGAGACAACCATGGAGGTCATAAAGATGTTCCTCCTTGGAGAATTAAGGGCTTACAAATTGAAAGTGTTTGAAGAAGAGCTAATAGCCTTCACAAAAGTAGAAAAGAAGAGGTAG
- a CDS encoding preprotein translocase subunit Sec61beta, translated as MAKEKTTLPPTGAGLMRFFDEDTRAIKISPKGAIAIVLIFVAIEILLNVFGHQIFG; from the coding sequence ATGGCCAAGGAAAAAACAACTCTCCCCCCAACCGGTGCGGGTTTAATGAGATTCTTTGACGAAGACACAAGGGCAATAAAAATAAGCCCCAAAGGGGCAATAGCAATAGTATTGATATTTGTGGCTATTGAGATACTGCTCAATGTGTTTGGTCATCAAATATTTGGCTAG
- a CDS encoding 30S ribosomal protein S6e, with amino-acid sequence MATFKLVISDPKSGIAKQVEITGAEADKLIGLRIGDEIEAKELGLNLSEIFGSEIPADVKLKITGGTDKDGFPMRPDVHGPRRVRILLSRGPGFRPQERGERRKKTVRGNTISPEIAQINVKIVYP; translated from the coding sequence ATGGCAACATTTAAGCTTGTAATATCCGATCCAAAGAGTGGTATCGCAAAGCAGGTCGAAATTACTGGAGCTGAGGCAGATAAATTGATTGGACTTAGAATAGGAGACGAAATAGAGGCTAAGGAGTTAGGGCTTAATTTGAGTGAAATCTTTGGAAGTGAAATTCCAGCAGATGTTAAGCTTAAAATAACCGGTGGAACTGACAAAGATGGCTTCCCAATGAGGCCTGACGTTCATGGGCCAAGAAGGGTTAGAATTCTCCTTTCAAGAGGTCCTGGATTTAGGCCTCAAGAGAGGGGAGAAAGGAGGAAGAAAACCGTTAGGGGCAACACAATAAGCCCCGAAATTGCTCAAATAAATGTTAAAATTGTCTATCCATGA
- a CDS encoding DUF63 family protein produces MGIGEIFQRYFIDPIRYNQGYNIVNTLTYAIILGLAALGVYKVLKKLGIKYDNAFFRALIPYMILGAFGRALTDATIIPRTYLTVTPGIYFLVFAITFSALLITHKFFEDWRKVFLYSGWALVGGEVLLLLFNLDKVSFNFEVLKYFIPFASLALAVVYLLSKKIRLVRENSYLFYAHFYDATTTFVGVDFLGYWEQHVLPRYLMSLTGTAAVMYLLKFSVLMVALYLMEELQESESEKELMDFIKMVMFILGFAPGTRNLLRMLMGV; encoded by the coding sequence ATGGGCATTGGAGAGATCTTTCAGAGATATTTCATAGACCCAATAAGGTATAATCAAGGCTACAACATTGTGAACACCCTCACATATGCAATAATTCTTGGATTGGCGGCCCTTGGGGTTTATAAGGTTCTTAAAAAACTTGGCATAAAGTATGACAACGCGTTCTTTAGGGCTTTAATCCCTTACATGATTCTGGGCGCCTTTGGGAGGGCTCTTACAGATGCGACGATAATACCTAGGACTTATCTCACAGTTACGCCGGGTATATATTTTCTCGTGTTTGCAATAACCTTCTCCGCTCTTTTAATAACGCATAAATTCTTTGAAGACTGGAGAAAAGTTTTCCTTTACTCTGGATGGGCCCTCGTTGGTGGGGAAGTTCTGCTCCTGCTTTTTAATCTGGACAAAGTAAGCTTTAACTTCGAAGTTTTAAAGTACTTCATACCCTTTGCATCGCTTGCCCTGGCTGTGGTTTATCTCCTTTCCAAGAAGATAAGGCTCGTAAGAGAAAACTCCTACCTTTTCTATGCCCACTTTTACGACGCAACGACAACGTTTGTAGGGGTTGATTTTCTCGGTTACTGGGAGCAACACGTGCTGCCGAGGTACCTCATGAGCCTAACCGGAACTGCCGCAGTTATGTACCTTTTGAAGTTTTCCGTTTTAATGGTCGCCCTCTACCTGATGGAAGAGCTTCAGGAGAGCGAAAGTGAGAAGGAGCTTATGGATTTTATAAAGATGGTAATGTTTATCCTTGGCTTTGCCCCTGGAACGAGAAATCTTCTGAGAATGCTTATGGGGGTTTAG
- a CDS encoding translation initiation factor IF-2 subunit gamma, with translation MAKKKFKQAEVNIGMVGHVDHGKTTLTKALTGIWTDTHSEELRRGITIKIGFADAEIRKCPSCGRYSTSPKCPYCGAETEFERRVSFIDAPGHEALMTTMLAGASLMDGAVLVIAANEPCPRPQTREHLMALQIVGNKNIIIAQNKIELVTKEQAMENYRQIKEFIKGTVAENAPIIPISALHGANIDVLIKAIEDFIPTPKRDPNKPPRMLVLRSFDVNKPGTPPEKLVGGVIGGSIIQGKLKVGDEIEIRPGVPYEEHGRIKYEPITTEIVSLQAGGRFVEEAYPGGLVGVGTKLDPFLTKGDLMAGNVVGKPGKLPPVWQDLRLEVHLLERVVGTEEELKVEPIKRKEILLLNVGTARTMGLVTGLSKDEIELKLQIPICAEPGERVAISRQVGSRWRLIGYGFIRE, from the coding sequence ATGGCAAAGAAGAAGTTTAAGCAGGCTGAGGTTAATATCGGTATGGTTGGTCACGTTGATCACGGTAAGACAACACTAACAAAAGCTCTAACCGGAATTTGGACTGACACACATAGCGAGGAGCTTAGAAGGGGTATCACAATTAAGATAGGTTTTGCCGATGCTGAAATAAGAAAGTGTCCAAGCTGTGGAAGGTATTCTACTTCTCCAAAATGTCCATACTGTGGTGCTGAAACCGAGTTCGAGAGGAGAGTTTCTTTTATAGACGCCCCGGGCCACGAGGCTTTGATGACCACAATGCTGGCTGGGGCTTCTTTGATGGATGGTGCAGTTTTGGTTATTGCCGCAAATGAGCCATGCCCAAGACCTCAAACGAGAGAGCACTTAATGGCATTGCAGATAGTAGGAAACAAGAACATAATAATCGCCCAAAACAAGATTGAGCTCGTAACGAAGGAACAAGCCATGGAAAACTACAGACAGATTAAGGAGTTCATCAAGGGCACTGTAGCGGAAAATGCTCCCATAATTCCAATATCCGCCCTTCACGGAGCAAACATAGACGTGCTGATAAAGGCTATAGAGGACTTCATTCCAACACCCAAAAGGGATCCAAACAAACCCCCAAGAATGCTTGTTTTGAGAAGTTTTGATGTCAATAAGCCTGGAACTCCTCCCGAAAAGCTTGTTGGTGGGGTTATCGGGGGTTCAATTATTCAAGGAAAGCTCAAAGTTGGGGATGAGATCGAAATAAGACCCGGGGTTCCCTATGAGGAGCATGGAAGAATAAAATACGAGCCCATAACCACTGAGATAGTCTCCCTTCAGGCAGGGGGACGATTTGTAGAAGAGGCATATCCCGGTGGATTGGTGGGAGTTGGCACTAAGCTTGATCCCTTCTTGACTAAGGGAGATTTAATGGCAGGTAATGTTGTCGGAAAGCCAGGAAAGCTTCCACCGGTTTGGCAGGATCTTAGGTTAGAAGTGCACCTCCTTGAAAGGGTAGTTGGGACAGAAGAAGAACTTAAAGTAGAGCCGATAAAGAGGAAGGAGATACTCCTCCTCAACGTAGGGACGGCAAGAACAATGGGTCTCGTAACTGGATTAAGCAAAGACGAGATTGAACTCAAGCTCCAAATCCCGATATGTGCAGAGCCTGGAGAAAGAGTTGCAATTAGCAGACAGGTAGGCTCAAGGTGGAGACTTATCGGCTACGGCTTCATAAGGGAGTGA
- a CDS encoding bifunctional fructose-bisphosphatase/inositol-phosphate phosphatase, with product MYEWNEIALNLAKDIEREVMPLFGTKKAGEFIGFSPSGDKTKLVDKVAEDIVLEYLRPLGVNVVSEEIGNIEAGSEYTIVVDPIDGSFNFIQGIPIFGFSFAVFKNEKPVYAMIYEFITKNVYEGIPREGAYLNGERIRVRHLNEKSISISFYTRGRGAELVEKVKRTRVLGAIAVELAYLARGSLDGVIDIRNYVRPTDIAAGYIIAKEAGAIITNDSGEEIKFRLDAREKLNIIAVNDKRLLELILEVI from the coding sequence ATGTATGAATGGAATGAAATAGCCCTAAATCTCGCAAAGGATATTGAAAGAGAAGTAATGCCTCTCTTTGGGACAAAGAAGGCTGGAGAATTCATCGGGTTTAGTCCGAGTGGTGACAAAACTAAACTCGTAGATAAAGTTGCAGAAGATATTGTTCTGGAGTACCTCAGACCTCTTGGCGTAAACGTAGTAAGTGAGGAGATAGGGAACATAGAGGCTGGAAGTGAATACACTATTGTCGTTGACCCCATCGATGGCTCTTTCAACTTTATCCAAGGCATTCCTATCTTTGGATTCAGCTTTGCAGTTTTCAAAAACGAAAAACCCGTCTATGCTATGATCTACGAGTTCATCACAAAGAACGTTTATGAAGGAATTCCCCGTGAGGGAGCCTATCTAAACGGGGAGAGAATACGAGTTAGGCATTTAAATGAAAAGTCTATCTCAATAAGCTTCTACACAAGAGGTAGGGGAGCAGAGCTCGTTGAGAAAGTTAAGAGAACGAGGGTTTTAGGTGCTATAGCAGTTGAGCTTGCATACCTCGCAAGGGGTTCCTTAGATGGGGTAATAGACATAAGGAACTATGTAAGGCCGACAGACATAGCAGCAGGTTACATAATCGCAAAAGAAGCTGGAGCTATTATAACCAACGATAGCGGAGAGGAAATAAAGTTTAGATTAGATGCAAGGGAAAAGCTCAACATAATAGCGGTAAATGATAAGAGACTCCTTGAGCTCATACTTGAAGTTATTTAA
- a CDS encoding NAD(P)-dependent glycerol-1-phosphate dehydrogenase, whose translation MHLMELPREVLLGENLKDKVSQVAKRLKLGEKALILYGPKTKEIAGKDVEKHLRDFFEVEGLIVKEASMKEVEKTLNVIRNEGINWVIGVGGGSIIDVAKLASFKADIPFISFPTTASHDGIASANASIKDLGTKTSVKARPPVAIIADVEVIKTAPYRYLAAGVGDMISNLTAVKDWELAHKIKGEYFSEYAASLSLMSAKMVIKNADIIRLGNEESVRKVIKGLISSGVAMSIAGSSRPASGAEHLFSHALDAIAPKPALHGEQCGVGTIIMAYLHGLKWQKIRETLKKVGAPTNAYELGIDPEYIVEALTIAHTIRPERYTILGKDGLTREAAEKAAKITGVI comes from the coding sequence ATGCATTTAATGGAACTACCAAGGGAGGTTCTTCTTGGTGAAAACCTTAAGGATAAGGTTAGCCAAGTTGCCAAGCGGCTCAAATTGGGTGAAAAGGCTCTAATTCTCTACGGTCCAAAAACTAAGGAAATCGCCGGAAAAGATGTGGAAAAGCATCTAAGGGATTTTTTTGAAGTAGAGGGCCTGATAGTGAAGGAAGCTTCAATGAAGGAAGTTGAAAAGACCCTCAACGTGATACGGAATGAGGGCATAAACTGGGTTATCGGTGTTGGGGGTGGGAGCATAATAGATGTAGCAAAGCTGGCTTCTTTTAAGGCCGATATTCCCTTCATAAGCTTTCCTACAACTGCTTCTCACGATGGCATTGCAAGCGCAAACGCTTCAATAAAGGACCTCGGCACCAAAACTTCAGTAAAAGCCCGTCCTCCTGTAGCGATTATTGCAGATGTTGAGGTCATAAAAACAGCTCCCTATAGGTACCTTGCAGCTGGAGTTGGCGATATGATAAGCAACCTCACGGCGGTAAAGGACTGGGAGCTGGCCCATAAAATTAAGGGAGAATATTTCAGCGAATATGCTGCTTCGCTTTCTCTTATGAGCGCAAAGATGGTTATCAAGAACGCTGACATTATACGATTGGGCAACGAGGAAAGCGTGAGAAAGGTAATAAAGGGATTGATCTCAAGCGGTGTAGCAATGAGCATAGCCGGTTCCTCCAGACCTGCAAGCGGTGCAGAACATCTCTTCAGCCATGCATTGGATGCAATAGCTCCAAAGCCTGCCCTTCATGGAGAGCAGTGTGGAGTGGGAACAATAATAATGGCTTATCTGCATGGCCTTAAGTGGCAAAAGATTAGGGAAACCTTAAAGAAGGTTGGGGCACCTACTAATGCATACGAGTTGGGAATTGATCCAGAGTACATTGTGGAGGCATTAACAATAGCCCACACAATTAGGCCCGAGAGATACACAATTTTGGGTAAAGATGGCCTCACAAGGGAAGCGGCTGAGAAAGCGGCTAAAATAACGGGTGTAATATGA
- a CDS encoding segregation and condensation protein A: MEHKREEEITPIDILLQLVTMGKVDPWNIDIVDLTEKYIERIREMQDLDLRISARAILAASILLRMKTEALLYGNEEEEEEKEEERIRVEVEPYVPPLRRVERYYTLDDLIEALMDALEEAEKKKPRKKKKVDIEEEIFVVDDFRVDIEKHVNRLYAIVKELYEETKEKISFWELIFDPTPKIIARTFLYLLFLANMGKVELIQEEPFGEIFVVPT; this comes from the coding sequence ATGGAACACAAAAGAGAGGAAGAGATAACTCCCATTGACATCCTCCTCCAGCTCGTCACAATGGGTAAGGTAGACCCTTGGAACATAGACATAGTTGATCTCACAGAGAAGTACATCGAGAGGATTAGGGAGATGCAGGATCTCGACTTAAGGATATCTGCCAGGGCAATCCTCGCCGCCTCCATCCTTCTTAGGATGAAAACTGAAGCTCTGCTTTACGGTAATGAGGAAGAGGAAGAAGAGAAGGAAGAAGAAAGGATAAGGGTTGAAGTGGAACCTTATGTACCCCCTTTGAGAAGAGTGGAGCGCTATTATACGCTTGATGATCTCATTGAGGCCCTCATGGATGCACTGGAAGAGGCGGAAAAGAAAAAACCCCGGAAGAAAAAGAAAGTTGATATTGAAGAAGAGATATTCGTTGTTGATGACTTCAGGGTGGACATAGAGAAGCATGTGAACAGGCTTTATGCAATAGTCAAAGAGCTCTACGAAGAAACAAAGGAGAAAATATCCTTCTGGGAGCTGATATTTGACCCAACTCCTAAGATAATAGCAAGAACATTCCTTTATTTGCTGTTTTTAGCAAACATGGGAAAAGTCGAGCTTATTCAAGAGGAACCCTTTGGGGAGATATTTGTAGTCCCGACGTAG
- a CDS encoding PIN domain-containing protein, whose amino-acid sequence MRKWIVIPDTNFLLIPGQFGVDIVGELHRILDVKFEILIPNVVLDELSVIERKVKGKDLIAVRMAKRLAEKFNIVEIGRFGEKPIDQQILEFALKTPNVIVCTNDKALKRKLRENGIPVVYLRQKKILELEGMLS is encoded by the coding sequence ATGCGGAAGTGGATTGTTATTCCAGACACGAATTTTCTTTTAATCCCCGGTCAGTTTGGAGTTGATATAGTGGGCGAGCTTCATAGAATCCTCGATGTGAAGTTTGAGATCCTCATTCCGAACGTTGTTCTTGACGAGCTCAGTGTAATAGAGCGTAAGGTCAAAGGAAAAGATCTCATAGCTGTTAGAATGGCCAAAAGGCTGGCTGAAAAGTTTAATATTGTGGAGATAGGCAGGTTTGGAGAAAAACCTATAGACCAGCAGATACTTGAGTTTGCACTAAAAACCCCAAATGTGATAGTATGCACCAATGACAAAGCATTAAAGAGAAAACTCCGCGAAAATGGTATCCCTGTGGTCTATTTGCGACAAAAAAAGATTCTTGAGCTTGAAGGCATGCTCTCTTAA
- the smc gene encoding chromosome segregation protein SMC: MPYVERLEMKGFKSYGNRKVVVPFSRGFTAIVGANGSGKSNIGDAILFVLGGLSAKAMRATRISDLIFAGTREEQPAKYAEVAIYFNNEDRGFPIDEDEVVIKRRVYPDGRSVYWLNGKRTSRSDILDLLSAAMISPDGYNLVLQGDITKFIKMSPTERRMIIDEISGVAEYDEKKKKALEELRQAEENLARVDLLIREVKTQLDKLEKERNDALRYLDLKEKLEIARTTLLVGEVKRLENLIAESQKRDKEIEEEINEISKKLEEIAKEIIEKERTLNQIERELEEKSEDGILEVTRKISEVNSKIELAKRNIEIANREIEESQRRLVKTKEELKAVSEEIEKSKSAIERWKKRKEKLLKDIKEKEKERNELVLKLAEIDKNFSIAKEEFDKVEKELEDSKKEYYLKESEIEKMNDEIERIKTKNAQYSAKRLALKSKIEETRKEIEKKKAELSEVEGKMEKITSRLRRLEKELEEKQQKLEKILPEIKKVNEELIKAEAQREISGNRTLEALKKANIPGIYGSLAELIKVKDESYLTAVEVALGSHADNVVVEDDKVAEKAITFLKRNKLGRLTFLPLNKIKPRKLTETSKGIPVMDVIEYNPKFRNAVSFAVGDTLIVTDMNEAREVGIGKVRMVTLEGELLERSGAIVGGYYRPKAKLGINTDEIKKRLEALEREKDSLESQINALKIEQKGLERELFELRMKKSDLSKDLQVLQKEMDRLLNEDNALKEEIEEGEKRIKELEELIHQTKGELAKLSGRIERLEKKREKLRKALDNPEARELNQKIREVEHELSALREELSKVESKLENLDVRINEELIPRKADLEEEIEGLINRINAFKASISKNEEDIAKLQEELKKLQEAEEEVKEELKHLRDEREKLREEISQLREKKEELRDTLQKLRIEANSLKIRIAQYEAQLQEKNRELKHHDVKLVKEIPLDLEKLREEIDEMEEEIRRLEPVNMKAIEDYEVVERRYLELRSKRERLEAEKDSIVEFINEIEAQKKNVFMRTLNAIAKNFSELFAKLSPGGEARLILENPEDPFSGGLDIEAKPAGKEVKRIEAMSGGEKALTALAFVFAIQHFKPAPFYLFDEIDAHLDDANVKRVADLIKEASKDSQFIVITLRDVMMANADKIIGVSMRNGISRVVSLSLEKAMEYLEKARAKNANAAI; the protein is encoded by the coding sequence ATGCCCTATGTAGAGAGACTAGAGATGAAAGGTTTCAAATCATATGGAAACAGAAAGGTTGTAGTTCCTTTTTCTCGTGGGTTCACAGCGATAGTTGGTGCCAATGGAAGCGGCAAAAGCAACATCGGTGATGCTATTCTCTTTGTTCTCGGAGGTTTATCAGCGAAGGCAATGCGTGCAACAAGGATAAGCGACCTAATATTTGCGGGTACGAGGGAAGAACAGCCGGCCAAATATGCAGAGGTTGCGATATATTTCAACAACGAAGATAGAGGATTTCCAATAGATGAGGACGAAGTAGTCATAAAGCGGCGCGTCTATCCAGATGGGAGAAGTGTTTACTGGCTTAATGGAAAGAGAACCAGCAGAAGTGATATCCTCGATTTGTTGAGCGCTGCAATGATATCTCCCGATGGCTACAACTTAGTTCTCCAAGGTGACATAACCAAGTTCATTAAAATGAGCCCAACCGAGAGGAGAATGATAATAGACGAGATTTCGGGAGTAGCGGAATACGATGAGAAGAAAAAGAAAGCTCTGGAAGAGCTAAGGCAAGCAGAAGAGAACTTAGCTAGGGTTGATCTTCTAATTAGGGAAGTGAAAACACAGCTCGACAAGCTCGAAAAAGAAAGGAACGATGCTTTAAGGTACTTAGACCTAAAAGAAAAGCTGGAGATAGCCAGGACAACTTTGCTCGTGGGAGAAGTGAAAAGGCTTGAGAATTTAATTGCAGAAAGCCAGAAAAGAGACAAGGAAATCGAAGAAGAAATAAATGAGATCAGTAAAAAGCTGGAAGAGATTGCAAAGGAAATAATCGAAAAGGAAAGAACCCTTAACCAGATTGAAAGAGAGCTCGAAGAGAAAAGCGAAGATGGCATTCTTGAAGTAACGAGGAAGATAAGCGAAGTTAATTCCAAAATAGAGCTGGCAAAGAGAAACATTGAGATAGCAAATAGAGAAATTGAAGAAAGTCAAAGAAGGCTCGTGAAAACAAAGGAAGAGCTTAAGGCTGTTTCTGAGGAAATCGAAAAGAGCAAATCTGCAATAGAAAGATGGAAAAAGAGGAAAGAAAAGCTTCTCAAAGACATAAAGGAAAAAGAGAAAGAAAGGAATGAACTGGTTCTAAAGCTGGCAGAAATAGACAAAAACTTCTCAATAGCTAAGGAGGAATTCGACAAAGTTGAAAAAGAACTTGAAGACTCAAAAAAGGAGTACTACCTCAAAGAAAGTGAAATCGAAAAGATGAACGATGAGATAGAGAGAATCAAGACCAAAAATGCTCAATACTCTGCAAAAAGATTGGCACTTAAGAGTAAGATTGAAGAAACCAGAAAGGAAATCGAAAAGAAAAAAGCTGAGTTGTCAGAAGTAGAGGGTAAGATGGAAAAAATCACCAGCAGGCTGAGAAGACTTGAGAAGGAGCTCGAAGAAAAGCAGCAAAAGCTGGAAAAAATCCTTCCCGAGATTAAAAAAGTAAATGAAGAACTTATAAAAGCCGAGGCACAAAGAGAAATCAGCGGCAATAGGACACTTGAGGCATTGAAGAAAGCGAACATTCCCGGAATTTACGGCTCTCTGGCGGAGCTTATAAAGGTCAAGGATGAGAGCTACCTCACCGCTGTTGAAGTCGCCCTCGGTTCTCATGCTGACAACGTGGTTGTTGAAGATGATAAAGTTGCAGAGAAAGCAATAACTTTCCTCAAGAGAAACAAGCTTGGAAGACTCACATTTCTTCCATTAAATAAAATAAAGCCGCGCAAACTTACTGAGACTTCAAAGGGCATCCCCGTTATGGACGTTATTGAATATAATCCGAAGTTCAGAAACGCTGTTTCATTTGCCGTTGGGGATACTTTGATAGTCACCGATATGAATGAAGCCAGAGAGGTTGGAATTGGAAAAGTTAGAATGGTTACTCTTGAGGGCGAACTCTTAGAGAGAAGTGGCGCAATTGTCGGAGGTTATTACAGACCAAAGGCGAAGCTTGGGATAAATACCGATGAAATAAAGAAACGCTTGGAGGCTCTGGAAAGAGAAAAAGACTCTCTGGAGTCCCAGATAAATGCTCTCAAAATTGAGCAGAAAGGATTGGAAAGAGAGCTATTTGAGCTGAGAATGAAAAAGAGCGACCTTTCAAAAGATCTTCAGGTTCTCCAAAAGGAAATGGATAGACTGCTCAATGAAGATAATGCCCTGAAAGAGGAAATCGAAGAAGGTGAAAAGAGAATAAAAGAGCTTGAAGAGTTGATTCATCAGACAAAAGGCGAGCTTGCAAAGCTCAGCGGAAGAATAGAGAGACTTGAGAAGAAGAGGGAAAAGCTGAGAAAAGCACTTGACAACCCAGAGGCAAGAGAACTTAACCAGAAGATAAGAGAAGTAGAGCACGAGCTCAGTGCCCTTAGAGAGGAGCTCAGTAAAGTTGAATCAAAGCTTGAAAACCTCGATGTTAGGATTAACGAAGAACTAATTCCAAGAAAAGCTGATCTGGAGGAAGAGATTGAAGGGCTTATAAACAGAATAAACGCCTTCAAGGCCAGCATAAGCAAAAACGAAGAAGACATTGCCAAACTGCAGGAAGAACTCAAGAAGCTGCAAGAGGCAGAGGAGGAAGTGAAGGAGGAGCTTAAGCATCTTAGGGATGAAAGAGAAAAACTTAGGGAAGAAATCTCGCAGTTAAGAGAAAAGAAGGAGGAGCTCAGAGATACCCTGCAAAAACTTAGAATTGAGGCAAATTCACTCAAGATAAGAATCGCTCAATACGAAGCCCAGCTCCAGGAGAAGAACAGAGAGCTTAAGCATCACGACGTTAAGCTTGTTAAAGAAATCCCACTCGACTTGGAGAAGCTCAGAGAGGAAATAGATGAAATGGAAGAAGAAATTAGAAGGCTTGAGCCTGTGAACATGAAAGCAATTGAAGATTATGAAGTTGTAGAGAGGCGTTACCTTGAGCTCAGATCAAAGAGAGAAAGACTTGAGGCGGAAAAAGACAGCATCGTCGAGTTCATAAATGAAATAGAGGCGCAGAAAAAGAACGTCTTCATGAGAACGCTGAATGCCATTGCAAAGAACTTTTCAGAGCTGTTTGCAAAGCTTTCCCCCGGCGGAGAGGCTAGGCTAATACTCGAAAATCCCGAGGATCCCTTCAGCGGTGGACTGGACATAGAGGCAAAGCCCGCTGGAAAGGAAGTAAAGAGAATAGAGGCAATGAGCGGTGGAGAAAAGGCATTGACGGCATTGGCTTTTGTCTTTGCAATTCAGCACTTTAAGCCAGCCCCGTTCTATCTCTTTGACGAAATCGATGCCCACCTTGATGATGCAAATGTAAAGAGGGTCGCCGATCTAATAAAAGAAGCCTCTAAAGACAGCCAGTTCATAGTAATAACACTTAGGGACGTCATGATGGCTAATGCGGACAAGATTATAGGAGTATCAATGCGCAACGGAATTTCAAGGGTTGTAAGCCTAAGCTTGGAGAAAGCGATGGAATATTTAGAGAAGGCGAGGGCGAAGAATGCAAACGCCGCAATCTAG